A part of Larkinella insperata genomic DNA contains:
- a CDS encoding PLP-dependent transferase: MISRRSILKRLSTMPLLGGLVGTATPLSTLASTAVAPRNLAKELGIRTFINAAGTYTAMTGSLMPEEVLETIQAASKEFMMLDEVQTKVGEKIAAVTHAESAVVTAGCFSAMTLGLAGVLTGMDQKKVEALPHLEGTGMKSEVIIQKGHNVGYSHALTNTGCKMVFVETVEDVEKAISEKTALMWFLNIQSDKGKIMHQEWVNLAKKHNIPTMIDIAADVPPVENLWKFNDMGFDLVCVSGGKAMRGPQSAGILMGKKNLIDAARLSMPPRGSTIGRGMKVNKEEVLGMYVALDRFVKQDQQKEWQMWEDRVTHISDTVKKVAGVKTETFRPELGNHTPTLRITWEPAKVNLTVKALQENLRNSDPSIEIVGEQNGISLTTWMLKPGQEKIVASRLKEELSKAAV, from the coding sequence ATGATCAGCAGAAGAAGTATACTCAAACGATTATCCACCATGCCGCTGTTGGGCGGTTTGGTAGGCACAGCAACGCCACTTTCAACCCTGGCTTCCACCGCCGTGGCGCCCCGGAATCTGGCAAAGGAACTGGGCATCCGAACGTTCATTAATGCCGCCGGAACCTACACAGCCATGACGGGTTCGCTGATGCCGGAAGAAGTGCTGGAAACCATCCAGGCTGCTTCCAAAGAATTTATGATGCTTGACGAGGTGCAAACCAAAGTCGGTGAAAAAATTGCGGCCGTTACCCACGCTGAATCGGCGGTTGTAACGGCGGGCTGCTTCTCGGCCATGACGCTGGGGCTGGCGGGCGTACTGACCGGGATGGACCAGAAAAAAGTGGAAGCCCTGCCCCACCTGGAAGGAACGGGCATGAAGTCCGAAGTAATTATTCAGAAAGGCCACAATGTCGGCTATTCCCACGCGCTGACCAACACGGGGTGCAAAATGGTTTTCGTGGAAACCGTCGAGGATGTGGAGAAGGCCATCAGCGAGAAAACCGCCCTGATGTGGTTCCTGAACATCCAGTCGGATAAGGGCAAGATCATGCACCAGGAGTGGGTGAACCTGGCCAAAAAACACAACATCCCGACGATGATCGACATTGCCGCCGACGTGCCGCCGGTCGAAAATCTTTGGAAGTTCAACGACATGGGCTTTGATCTGGTTTGCGTATCGGGCGGGAAAGCCATGCGCGGTCCGCAAAGCGCGGGTATCCTCATGGGCAAAAAAAACCTGATCGATGCCGCCCGGCTGAGCATGCCGCCCCGCGGGTCAACCATCGGCCGCGGTATGAAGGTGAACAAGGAAGAAGTGCTGGGCATGTATGTTGCCCTCGATCGCTTCGTGAAGCAGGATCAGCAGAAAGAATGGCAGATGTGGGAAGACCGCGTGACGCACATTTCCGATACCGTCAAGAAAGTAGCCGGGGTAAAAACTGAAACGTTCCGGCCAGAGCTCGGAAACCACACGCCGACGCTCCGGATCACCTGGGAACCGGCCAAAGTGAATCTGACGGTAAAAGCCCTGCAGGAAAACCTGCGCAACAGCGATCCGTCCATCGAGATCGTTGGCGAACAGAACGGTATCAGCCTGACAACCTGGATGCTGAAGCCCGGGCAGGAGAAAATCGTTGCCAGCCGGTTGAAAGAAGAATTATCCAAAGCCGCCGTCTAG